One region of Streptomyces sp. NBC_00442 genomic DNA includes:
- a CDS encoding SDR family NAD(P)-dependent oxidoreductase, with product MTAKMCRHRASPGMIERRWGRIVNIGSVNARAGRTDLVAYSTATAGLLGRARSLARDSARTASASTPSCPAPSRW from the coding sequence CTGACCGCGAAGATGTGCCGCCATCGTGCTTCTCCCGGCATGATCGAACGCCGCTGGGGCCGGATCGTGAACATCGGCAGCGTCAACGCCCGTGCCGGCCGCACCGACCTCGTCGCCTACAGCACCGCCACGGCGGGCCTCCTTGGCCGGGCCCGCTCCCTGGCCCGCGACTCGGCCCGTACGGCATCTGCGTCAACACCGTCCTGCCCGGCACCATCCAGGTGGTAG
- a CDS encoding Yip1 family protein, with protein MAGFRMGRGGRDNNRPPRRPQQQGQQQAPAQQWPGAQQQPQYGYGQGQGQGQQQQRPQGYGQGQPPQYGSGQPQYRQAPPPQQDEPEYFGDPYYQGQGQGRSGPQGYAPAQDPYANNPGHTQAFSIGEDPYGDGATYRAGAATAPPSGPRLPWKELLSGIVMRPGPTFWQMRDYPVWGPALIITFLYGMLAIFGFDKAREDVISSTLGTAVPVVLITGVVFVAGGMILGAVTHTMARQLGGDGAWQPTVGLSMLIMSLTDAPRLLLALFLGGDNGLVQVVGWATWLAAGALFTSMVSKSHDLPWPKALGASAIQLLALLSLIKLGTI; from the coding sequence GTGGCTGGATTCAGGATGGGACGCGGCGGCCGGGACAACAACCGCCCCCCGCGGCGACCGCAACAGCAAGGGCAGCAGCAGGCGCCGGCACAGCAGTGGCCGGGCGCCCAGCAGCAGCCGCAGTACGGGTACGGGCAGGGGCAGGGCCAGGGGCAGCAACAGCAGCGACCGCAGGGTTACGGGCAGGGGCAGCCCCCGCAGTACGGGAGCGGGCAGCCGCAGTACCGGCAGGCGCCCCCGCCCCAGCAGGATGAGCCGGAGTACTTCGGCGATCCGTACTACCAGGGCCAGGGCCAGGGTCGGAGTGGCCCGCAGGGTTACGCCCCCGCCCAGGACCCGTACGCCAACAACCCGGGCCACACCCAGGCGTTCAGCATCGGCGAGGACCCGTACGGCGACGGCGCGACCTACCGCGCCGGTGCGGCCACCGCCCCGCCCAGCGGCCCGCGCCTGCCCTGGAAGGAGCTCCTGTCCGGCATCGTGATGCGGCCGGGCCCGACCTTCTGGCAGATGCGGGACTACCCGGTGTGGGGTCCCGCGCTGATCATCACGTTCCTCTACGGGATGCTGGCGATCTTCGGCTTCGACAAGGCGCGCGAGGACGTCATCAGCAGCACGCTGGGCACCGCGGTGCCGGTGGTCCTCATCACCGGCGTCGTGTTCGTGGCCGGTGGCATGATCCTCGGGGCGGTGACGCACACGATGGCCCGCCAGCTCGGCGGCGACGGCGCGTGGCAGCCGACGGTGGGCCTCTCCATGCTGATCATGTCCCTGACGGACGCCCCGCGCCTGCTCCTGGCCCTGTTCCTGGGCGGCGACAACGGCCTGGTCCAGGTGGTGGGCTGGGCGACGTGGCTGGCGGCCGGCGCACTGTTCACGTCGATGGTGAGCAAGTCCCACGATCTGCCCTGGCCGAAGGCGCTGGGCGCGTCCGCGATCCAGCTGCTGGCGCTGCTCTCGCTGATCAAGCTGGGCACGATCTAG
- a CDS encoding (Fe-S)-binding protein — protein MQLAAIIVSLVLIAVGVALFGRAVVQIYRFVRLGQNVPAGTRTNDPTQRTITVVKEFLGHTRMNKWGIVGFAHWFVAVGFFSLLLTIVNAIGQLFKADWILPVIGDWPPYNMFVEFLGTMTTLGILTLIVIRQLNRPGRPGRKSRFAGSNTGQAYFVEAVILIVGICIFTLHALEGAQHHVDGYEASFFVSYPVVAWFRGMDLSTLQNLTYFFAGLKIATSFIWMITVALKTDMGVAWHRFLAFPNIFFKRESEGGVALGALQPMASGGELVDFEDPGEDDVYGVSQIEHFSWKGILDFSTCTECGRCQSQCPAWNTGKPLSPKLLIMSLRDHAHAKAPYLLAGGGKQDPSAPGGAGSGNEKATEEQLANVPAAALAEAERPLIGTLEENGVIDPDVLWSCTTCGACVEQCPVDIEHIDHIVDMRRYQVMIESAFPSEAGTMLKNLEKKGNPWGLAKKQRVEWTKEVDFEVPIVGKDIEDLTEVDYLYWVGCAGALEDRAKKTTKAFAELLHMAGVKFAIMGGDEKCTGDSARRLGNEPLFQQLGQENVAMLNMAYGEDEEDESTKKPKSAKKIVATCPHCFNTIANEYPQLGGEFEVIHHTQLLQHLIDEGKLVPVTPVDGLITYHDPCYLGRHNKVYTPPREIMSAVPGLRQQEMHRHKERGFCCGAGGARMWMEERIGKRINNERVDEALSLNPDIVSTACPFCLVMLTDSVNGKKNDGKAKENLQVVDVAQLLLDSVKTPADPAGAAEAESEPEPEPVK, from the coding sequence ATGCAACTCGCCGCGATCATCGTGTCGCTGGTCCTAATCGCGGTCGGCGTAGCGCTGTTCGGCCGTGCCGTCGTGCAGATCTACCGCTTCGTGCGGCTCGGCCAGAACGTCCCGGCCGGCACCCGCACGAACGATCCCACGCAGCGCACGATCACCGTGGTCAAGGAGTTCCTCGGCCATACGCGCATGAACAAGTGGGGCATCGTCGGCTTCGCGCACTGGTTCGTGGCCGTGGGCTTCTTCTCGCTGCTCCTGACGATCGTCAACGCCATCGGCCAGCTCTTCAAGGCCGACTGGATCCTGCCGGTCATCGGCGACTGGCCGCCGTACAACATGTTCGTCGAGTTCCTCGGGACGATGACGACGCTCGGCATCCTCACCCTGATCGTCATCCGGCAGCTGAACCGGCCGGGCCGGCCGGGCCGCAAGTCCCGGTTCGCGGGCTCCAACACCGGCCAGGCGTACTTCGTCGAGGCCGTCATCCTCATCGTCGGCATCTGCATCTTCACGCTGCACGCCCTCGAAGGCGCCCAGCACCACGTCGACGGCTACGAGGCCTCGTTCTTCGTCTCGTACCCGGTCGTCGCCTGGTTCCGCGGCATGGACCTCTCCACGCTCCAGAACCTCACGTACTTCTTCGCCGGCCTGAAGATCGCGACGTCCTTCATCTGGATGATCACCGTCGCGCTCAAGACCGACATGGGCGTGGCCTGGCACCGCTTCCTGGCCTTCCCCAACATCTTCTTCAAGCGCGAGTCCGAGGGCGGCGTCGCGCTCGGCGCGCTCCAGCCGATGGCCTCGGGCGGCGAGCTCGTCGACTTCGAGGACCCGGGCGAGGACGACGTCTACGGCGTCTCGCAGATCGAGCACTTCTCCTGGAAGGGCATCCTCGACTTCTCCACCTGCACCGAGTGCGGCCGCTGCCAGTCGCAGTGCCCGGCCTGGAACACGGGCAAGCCGCTCTCGCCCAAGCTCCTGATCATGTCCCTGCGCGACCACGCGCACGCCAAGGCCCCGTACCTGCTCGCAGGCGGCGGCAAGCAGGATCCGTCAGCGCCTGGCGGCGCGGGGTCGGGGAACGAGAAGGCGACCGAGGAGCAGCTGGCGAACGTCCCGGCGGCCGCCCTCGCCGAGGCCGAGCGCCCCCTGATCGGCACCCTCGAAGAGAACGGCGTCATCGACCCGGACGTCCTGTGGTCCTGCACCACCTGCGGTGCCTGCGTCGAGCAGTGCCCGGTCGACATCGAGCACATCGACCACATCGTCGACATGCGCCGCTACCAGGTGATGATCGAGTCCGCGTTCCCGTCCGAGGCGGGCACGATGCTCAAGAACCTGGAGAAGAAGGGCAACCCCTGGGGGCTCGCCAAGAAGCAGCGCGTCGAGTGGACCAAGGAGGTCGACTTCGAGGTCCCGATCGTCGGCAAGGACATCGAGGACCTCACCGAGGTCGACTACCTGTACTGGGTCGGCTGCGCGGGCGCCCTGGAGGACCGGGCGAAGAAGACCACCAAGGCCTTCGCCGAGCTGCTGCACATGGCGGGCGTCAAGTTCGCGATCATGGGCGGCGACGAGAAGTGCACCGGTGACTCGGCCCGCCGCCTCGGCAACGAGCCGCTGTTCCAGCAGCTCGGCCAGGAGAACGTCGCGATGCTGAACATGGCGTACGGCGAGGACGAAGAAGACGAGTCGACGAAGAAGCCGAAGTCCGCGAAGAAGATCGTCGCGACCTGCCCGCACTGCTTCAACACGATCGCGAACGAATACCCGCAGCTGGGCGGCGAGTTCGAGGTCATCCACCACACGCAGCTGCTCCAGCACCTCATCGACGAGGGCAAGCTGGTCCCGGTCACCCCGGTGGACGGTCTGATCACCTACCACGACCCCTGCTACCTGGGCCGTCACAACAAGGTCTACACGCCCCCGCGCGAGATCATGTCGGCCGTCCCGGGCCTGCGCCAGCAGGAGATGCACCGCCACAAGGAGCGCGGCTTCTGCTGCGGCGCCGGTGGTGCGCGGATGTGGATGGAGGAGCGGATCGGCAAGCGCATCAACAACGAGCGCGTGGACGAGGCCCTGTCCCTCAACCCGGACATCGTCTCCACCGCCTGCCCGTTCTGCCTCGTCATGCTGACGGACTCCGTCAACGGCAAGAAGAACGATGGCAAGGCCAAGGAGAACCTCCAGGTCGTGGACGTGGCGCAGCTGCTCCTCGACTCGGTGAAGACCCCGGCCGACCCGGCGGGCGCCGCCGAGGCGGAGAGCGAGCCGGAGCCCGAGCCGGTCAAGTAG
- a CDS encoding glycosyltransferase, whose product MRILLVTWGSTGDVAPYAGLAVQLVAARHEVVVATSERHAPAFRVHGLPVRVLPLAGQEESALAADRFDRWQSPARLRRRTRNGQDIAHVMARGVVDAVREGVDAILAHPLPHPVCAMIAAAADLPCIGVYTVAPGMLLPRLSASPRLAPHGYRIAETLVHAAMSPLYAPALSWIGQEFGVGRGTARTVRAVLRGRRVLYGYSGALLPKGIPLPDGHACVGYWWPARDPRWSPDERLRDFLASGPAPVYFGFGSASPGSAERLSTTIKEAIRMLGVRAVVQIGAQGLNVVGDDVLTINECPHDWLFPRMSALVHHAGPGTAGAGLRAGVPAVPAPHAIDQHFWARRLTALGLAPTTLPARRITAPELAGALRTTLDDGQYRARSAGLARILRGEDGAARVVSALAAL is encoded by the coding sequence ATGCGGATCCTGCTGGTGACCTGGGGCTCGACCGGTGACGTGGCCCCCTATGCGGGCTTGGCGGTACAACTGGTCGCCGCACGACACGAGGTCGTGGTCGCCACCTCCGAACGCCACGCGCCCGCGTTTCGCGTGCACGGCCTGCCGGTCCGCGTCCTTCCCCTGGCCGGGCAAGAGGAGTCCGCGCTGGCCGCCGACCGTTTCGACCGATGGCAGAGCCCGGCCAGGCTCCGGCGCAGGACGCGCAACGGTCAGGACATCGCCCACGTGATGGCCCGCGGAGTCGTCGACGCGGTCCGGGAGGGGGTGGACGCGATCCTCGCCCACCCGCTGCCGCACCCGGTGTGCGCCATGATCGCGGCCGCGGCAGACCTGCCTTGCATCGGCGTCTACACGGTCGCACCCGGAATGCTCCTGCCGCGGCTCAGCGCGTCTCCCCGCTTGGCGCCCCACGGATACCGGATCGCCGAAACGCTGGTGCACGCCGCTATGAGTCCCCTGTACGCGCCGGCCCTTTCCTGGATCGGCCAAGAGTTCGGCGTGGGGCGCGGAACCGCTCGTACCGTCCGTGCCGTCCTGCGCGGCCGGCGCGTCCTGTACGGATACAGCGGCGCCCTGTTGCCGAAGGGCATCCCGCTGCCGGACGGTCACGCGTGCGTGGGGTACTGGTGGCCGGCCCGTGACCCCCGCTGGAGCCCCGACGAGCGCCTACGCGATTTCCTCGCCTCGGGACCCGCTCCCGTGTACTTCGGGTTCGGCAGCGCCTCACCGGGCAGCGCCGAACGCCTCAGCACCACCATCAAAGAAGCCATCCGCATGCTCGGCGTACGCGCGGTGGTACAGATCGGTGCGCAGGGGCTGAACGTCGTCGGTGACGACGTCCTGACCATCAACGAGTGCCCGCACGACTGGCTCTTCCCCCGCATGAGCGCCCTGGTGCACCATGCGGGTCCCGGAACCGCCGGCGCCGGCCTGCGAGCCGGAGTCCCCGCCGTGCCGGCACCACACGCCATCGATCAGCACTTCTGGGCCCGCCGCCTGACCGCTCTGGGCCTGGCGCCCACCACCCTCCCCGCGCGTCGCATCACGGCACCGGAGCTGGCCGGCGCGCTGCGTACGACGCTGGACGACGGGCAGTACCGCGCCCGGTCGGCCGGGCTCGCACGGATTCTTCGCGGCGAAGACGGAGCGGCACGCGTAGTGAGCGCACTGGCGGCGCTCTGA
- a CDS encoding NUDIX hydrolase, giving the protein MIERVRAVLVTADDTMLVIRRTRPGIPVYWVLPGGGVEESDDSREAALHREIHEEIAGKADIVRLLHTMESDEERRLFYLARIATWSFEDRTGPEFSAEGRGEYALEEIPLTAEGLDSIDLKPEQIVHVLRGAIGADALGAGAAG; this is encoded by the coding sequence ATGATCGAACGAGTCCGAGCCGTCCTCGTCACCGCGGACGACACGATGCTGGTCATCCGCCGCACCAGGCCCGGAATCCCCGTGTACTGGGTGCTGCCCGGCGGCGGGGTCGAGGAGAGCGACGATTCCCGGGAGGCCGCACTCCATCGGGAGATCCACGAGGAGATCGCGGGGAAGGCCGACATCGTCCGCCTCCTACACACGATGGAGTCCGACGAAGAGCGTCGGCTCTTCTACCTCGCCCGCATCGCGACCTGGTCCTTCGAAGACCGCACCGGCCCCGAATTCAGCGCCGAGGGACGCGGCGAATACGCACTGGAGGAAATCCCGCTGACCGCGGAGGGACTCGACAGCATCGATCTCAAGCCCGAGCAGATCGTCCACGTCCTGCGAGGTGCCATCGGTGCCGACGCACTCGGGGCTGGGGCCGCGGGCTAG
- a CDS encoding alpha/beta fold hydrolase, with the protein MSHTIQAADHELEFRGFRYVARTATAGTSATEPVVVLGGSSQDRHSWLRYERVLLSHSSMLTLELPGYGQADPLPVEHGMGFLADAVRHAADTLSLGPVNVFGACFGASIALRLAQQHPDRVARLMLGGTAVETSPEYIASAHRWRRMVDDGLIDDLARDMVQQFMSPPDHGFVRRRAAVARLMQQRFAHLTERELAMDITHHERLLSHPWSVPEPTVTTPALVFTGEHDTITPPPVGRRVAEGLGARFATIKDSDHLVQIERDTDLADLMARFFTDQPLDDLPYLNPVECFATATAVA; encoded by the coding sequence ATGTCTCACACCATCCAAGCGGCAGATCACGAGCTGGAGTTCCGCGGGTTCCGGTATGTGGCCCGCACGGCCACGGCGGGAACCTCCGCCACCGAGCCGGTCGTTGTCCTGGGAGGCTCGTCGCAGGACCGCCACTCGTGGCTGCGGTACGAGCGGGTGCTCCTGTCGCACAGCAGCATGCTGACGCTGGAGCTGCCCGGATACGGGCAAGCCGATCCCCTCCCGGTCGAACACGGCATGGGCTTTCTCGCCGACGCCGTGCGCCACGCCGCGGACACGCTCTCGCTCGGACCGGTCAACGTGTTCGGAGCGTGCTTCGGGGCCTCCATCGCTCTGCGCCTGGCGCAGCAGCACCCGGACCGGGTCGCACGTCTGATGCTCGGTGGAACCGCCGTGGAGACCTCCCCCGAGTACATCGCCTCCGCGCACCGGTGGCGCCGCATGGTCGACGACGGCCTGATCGACGACCTGGCCCGGGACATGGTCCAGCAGTTCATGTCCCCGCCCGACCACGGTTTCGTCCGGCGCCGAGCCGCCGTGGCACGCCTGATGCAGCAGCGGTTCGCTCATCTCACGGAGCGGGAACTCGCCATGGACATCACCCACCACGAGCGTCTCCTGTCGCATCCGTGGAGCGTGCCCGAGCCGACTGTCACCACTCCCGCCCTGGTGTTCACCGGGGAACACGACACCATTACGCCGCCTCCCGTGGGACGGCGCGTCGCCGAGGGGCTCGGAGCCCGGTTCGCCACCATCAAGGACTCCGACCACCTGGTACAGATCGAGCGCGACACGGACCTGGCCGATCTGATGGCCCGCTTCTTCACCGACCAGCCCCTTGACGACCTCCCCTACCTCAACCCGGTCGAGTGTTTCGCCACCGCCACCGCCGTCGCATGA
- a CDS encoding phosphoribosyltransferase: MSDQNDLRENLTYEKFGGAIRELAQTIADDGYEPDIVVSIARGGVFVAGGLAYALDCKNIHLVNVEFYTGVGTTLEMPVMLAPVPNVIDFSGKKVLITDDVADTGKTLKLVYDFCLDHVAEVRSAVIYEKSHSLVKCEYVWKRTDEWINFPWSVEPPVVRREGQVLDA, encoded by the coding sequence ATGAGCGACCAGAACGACCTGCGCGAGAACCTCACCTACGAGAAGTTCGGCGGGGCCATCCGCGAGCTCGCGCAGACCATCGCCGACGACGGTTACGAGCCCGACATCGTGGTCTCCATCGCGCGCGGCGGCGTCTTCGTCGCGGGCGGGCTCGCCTACGCGCTGGACTGCAAGAACATCCACCTGGTGAACGTCGAGTTCTACACCGGCGTGGGCACCACGCTCGAAATGCCGGTCATGCTCGCGCCCGTGCCCAACGTCATCGACTTCTCCGGCAAGAAGGTGCTGATCACGGACGACGTGGCCGACACCGGCAAGACGCTGAAGCTGGTGTACGACTTCTGCCTCGACCACGTCGCCGAGGTCCGCAGCGCCGTCATCTACGAGAAGTCCCACTCCCTCGTGAAGTGCGAGTACGTGTGGAAGCGTACGGACGAGTGGATCAACTTCCCCTGGAGCGTCGAGCCGCCCGTCGTGCGGCGCGAGGGCCAGGTCCTCGACGCCTGA
- the dcd gene encoding dCTP deaminase has product MLLSDKDIRAEIDSGRVRIDPYDESMVQPSSIDVRLDRFFRVFENHRYPHIDPAVEQADLTRLVEPDGDEAFILHPGEFVLASTYEVISLPDDLASRLEGKSSLGRLGLVTHSTAGFIDPGFSGHVTLELSNVATLPIKLWPGMKIGQLCLFRLSSSAEEPYGSERYGSRYQGQRGPTASRSFLNFHRTQV; this is encoded by the coding sequence GTGCTTCTCTCAGACAAGGACATCCGGGCCGAGATCGACTCCGGGCGGGTACGGATCGATCCCTACGACGAATCCATGGTGCAGCCGTCCAGCATCGACGTGCGCCTCGACCGCTTTTTCCGGGTGTTCGAGAACCACCGCTACCCGCACATCGACCCCGCGGTCGAGCAGGCCGACCTCACCCGGCTCGTGGAGCCCGACGGCGACGAGGCGTTCATCCTGCACCCCGGGGAGTTCGTGCTCGCGTCGACGTACGAGGTCATCTCGCTCCCCGACGACCTCGCCAGCCGCCTGGAGGGCAAGAGTTCGCTCGGCCGGCTCGGCCTCGTCACGCACTCCACCGCCGGCTTCATCGACCCCGGGTTCTCCGGCCACGTCACCCTTGAGCTCTCCAACGTCGCCACGCTGCCCATCAAGCTGTGGCCGGGGATGAAGATCGGGCAGCTGTGCCTGTTCCGGCTGAGCTCCTCCGCCGAGGAGCCGTACGGGTCGGAGCGGTACGGATCGCGGTACCAGGGCCAGCGCGGGCCGACCGCCTCGCGGTCCTTCCTCAATTTCCATCGGACCCAGGTGTGA
- a CDS encoding alpha/beta fold hydrolase, whose protein sequence is MDAIVIKSGRVPFADAVEETRSLVWRGGRYTCRILIPDGGSMSEPLFILGGSIHALHSWPRLEQRLADRQMIVFLEPPGVGDSEAVPGGLTWEHLTGAAINTLDALGISRCNLLGTSAGAPTAYRMAQRAPERVARLLLLGASPRLCPEANETLLSVERLAGQLSNAPAGGKGSRQAKEQARALVNIFLASSTAATPVTRQVVARALARRVVALPGHVLGNFINYNRTLLIGRDLLPAQEIRGVRTLVLTGQKDRVTPPSDGRKVAALIDGSVFMYVRAAGHMVHNEREAEFADVVTRFLTDDSLNGLAYCGPPESLAVPRPEEAPAVLDATRSYTNSLRAATEGTDDSSSSSMTTP, encoded by the coding sequence GTGGACGCCATTGTGATCAAGAGCGGACGAGTTCCCTTTGCGGATGCGGTGGAAGAGACCCGCTCGCTCGTATGGAGAGGCGGGCGGTACACCTGCCGAATTCTGATTCCGGACGGCGGCTCGATGAGCGAGCCGCTCTTCATCCTCGGAGGGTCGATCCATGCCCTCCATTCATGGCCGCGCCTCGAACAGAGGCTGGCCGACCGGCAGATGATCGTCTTCCTGGAGCCGCCAGGGGTCGGCGACTCGGAAGCGGTGCCGGGGGGACTGACCTGGGAGCACCTGACCGGCGCGGCGATCAACACGCTGGACGCTCTCGGCATCTCCCGCTGCAACCTTCTCGGCACCTCGGCCGGCGCTCCGACGGCCTACCGGATGGCACAGCGGGCCCCCGAGCGAGTGGCGCGCCTTCTGCTCCTGGGTGCTTCACCGCGCTTGTGCCCGGAGGCGAACGAAACTCTCCTGTCCGTGGAGCGTTTGGCCGGGCAACTGAGCAATGCTCCAGCGGGGGGAAAGGGGAGTAGGCAGGCCAAGGAACAGGCGCGGGCCCTGGTCAACATCTTCCTGGCATCCTCCACCGCTGCCACGCCGGTGACGCGTCAGGTCGTCGCCCGTGCGCTGGCCCGCAGGGTGGTCGCCCTGCCCGGACACGTTCTGGGCAACTTCATCAACTACAACCGGACCCTGCTGATCGGCAGAGATTTGCTGCCCGCTCAGGAGATCCGGGGGGTTCGTACCCTCGTGCTGACGGGTCAGAAGGATCGCGTCACGCCGCCTTCCGACGGGCGCAAGGTCGCTGCGCTGATTGACGGTTCCGTGTTCATGTACGTACGGGCAGCGGGCCACATGGTGCACAACGAGCGGGAAGCCGAGTTCGCCGACGTGGTCACGCGGTTCCTGACCGATGACAGCTTGAACGGCCTTGCCTACTGCGGTCCGCCGGAGTCCTTGGCGGTTCCTCGCCCCGAGGAGGCTCCCGCCGTCCTCGACGCCACTCGTTCGTACACCAACTCGTTGAGGGCCGCGACCGAGGGTACGGATGACAGCTCGTCCTCATCGATGACGACCCCGTAG
- a CDS encoding NAD-dependent epimerase/dehydratase family protein — MPAPATYLVTGGAGFIGSHLADALLGQGHTVVVLDDLSTGARANLAAAWSDPRLRFVRGSVLDERLVDELTSRCDAVVHLAPVTGAVGAAALRHGRGLLIAAADGRCEAAAGAVVVRHGDTVGPRQSPVHATVLTRLVRRAVAGEPLAVHGDGTRACRFLDVADAVGALLALLALLAHPGAAGAEFDIAGTEETTVMALAERTLARCGGPSAISHFPYVVDRVPHEIRPRAAARPLDTAPLRELTGWQPARGLDDILGAAIARARGEAPVVLPGLRAPAASPAAQHRG, encoded by the coding sequence ATGCCAGCTCCCGCCACGTACCTCGTCACCGGTGGTGCCGGATTCATCGGCTCGCACCTCGCCGATGCGCTGCTCGGCCAGGGCCACACCGTGGTCGTGCTCGACGACCTGTCCACCGGCGCCCGCGCCAACCTGGCCGCCGCCTGGTCCGACCCCCGGCTGCGCTTCGTACGCGGCTCGGTCCTCGACGAGCGTCTCGTCGACGAACTCACCTCCCGCTGCGACGCCGTGGTCCACCTCGCGCCGGTGACGGGCGCCGTCGGCGCGGCGGCGCTGCGGCACGGCCGCGGGCTCCTGATCGCGGCGGCCGACGGCCGGTGCGAGGCCGCCGCGGGCGCGGTCGTCGTACGGCACGGCGACACGGTCGGGCCGCGCCAGTCGCCCGTGCACGCCACCGTCCTGACCCGGCTCGTGCGCCGGGCCGTGGCCGGCGAACCGCTCGCCGTGCACGGCGACGGGACCCGCGCCTGCCGTTTCCTCGACGTGGCCGACGCGGTCGGCGCGCTGCTCGCCCTGCTCGCCCTGCTCGCCCACCCGGGCGCGGCCGGCGCCGAGTTCGACATCGCCGGCACAGAGGAGACGACCGTCATGGCCCTGGCCGAGCGCACCCTGGCCCGCTGTGGCGGCCCGTCCGCCATCAGCCACTTCCCGTACGTCGTCGACCGCGTACCGCACGAGATCCGGCCGCGGGCCGCGGCCCGGCCCCTGGACACCGCGCCGCTGCGCGAGCTGACCGGCTGGCAGCCGGCCCGCGGCCTCGACGACATCCTGGGCGCGGCGATCGCCCGCGCCCGCGGCGAGGCGCCCGTCGTGCTGCCCGGACTCCGAGCGCCCGCCGCGTCGCCGGCCGCGCAGCACCGCGGCTGA